In Mustela nigripes isolate SB6536 chromosome 10, MUSNIG.SB6536, whole genome shotgun sequence, one DNA window encodes the following:
- the LOC132026020 gene encoding LOW QUALITY PROTEIN: olfactory receptor 10X1 (The sequence of the model RefSeq protein was modified relative to this genomic sequence to represent the inferred CDS: substituted 1 base at 1 genomic stop codon) has translation MENGVFICSFFXISDTETMKVNQTVVGEFILIGFSVYPHVQMFLFLVFLGLYLLTLTGNLAIMGLTWVDRSLHIPMYLFLGALSFSETCYTLTIIPKMLADLLTGNRGISVMGCGLQMCFFLGLGGTNCIILTLMGYDRFLAICNPLRYPLLMTNVGCGRLVASAWAGGFLISLIETALIFRGSFCSPNLVRHFFCHMRAVVRLSCLDSDLTGSVVTVISVTGLIGTFLLIIITYMFILSTVFRIPSAEGKQKAFSTCASHLTVVLVHFGFAAIVYLKPEASGGDDTLMAVPYTVITPFLSPLIFSLRNKDMKNALRKVLGKRRFLKKQFWINAT, from the coding sequence atGGAGAATGgagtatttatttgttctttcttttagatttcaGACACGGAAACAATGAAGGTCAACCAGACAGTCGTGGGAGAATTCATTCTTATTGGCTTCTCCGTGTACCCACATGTGCAGATGTTCCTCTTCCTGGTCTTTCTTGGCCTCTACCTTCTCACCCTCACAGGTAACCTGGCCATCATGGGTCTCACTTGGGTGGACAGATCTCTCCACATCCCCATGTACCTCTTCCTTGGTGCCCTCTCTTTCTCCGAGACCTGCTACACGCTGACCATCATCCCCAAGATGCTGGCAGATCTGCTGACTGGGAACAGAGGCATCTCCGTCATGGGGTGTGGCTTGCAGATGTGTTTCTTCTTGGGACTTGGTGGCACCAATTGCATCATCCTGACCTTGATGGGATATGATCGCTTTCTGGCCATCTGCAACCCTCTCAGATATCCACTGCTTATGACCAACGTGGGGTGTGGACGACTTGTGGCCTCTGCTTGGGCTGGAGGCTTCCTTATCTCTCTGATAGAGACTGCGCTGATATTCAGGGGCTCCTTCTGCAGCCCCAACCTTGTCAGACATTTCTTCTGCCACATGCGAGCAGTGGTGAGGCTGTCCTGTCTAGACAGCGACCTCACAGGGTCCGTTGTGACAGTGATCTCCGTGACTGGCCTGATAGGCACGTTCCTGCTCATCATCATCACTTACATGTTCATTCTTTCCACTGTCTTCAGGATCCCGTCAGCCGAGGGCAAGCAGAAGGCCTTCTCTACCTGTGCCTCACATCTCACAGTGGTCCTTGTCCACTTTGGGTTTGCAGCCATTGTCTATCTGAAGCCAGAAGCTTCAGGAGGGGACGACACGCTCATGGCCGTCCCTTACACGGTCATTACCCCTTTCCTCAGTCCTCTAATTTTCAGCCTCAGGAATAAGGACATGAAGAATGCCCTAAGAAAGGTGCTTGGAAAGAGGAGATTCTTGAAAAAACAATTTTGGATTAATGCTACGTGA